From Streptomyces durmitorensis, a single genomic window includes:
- a CDS encoding cation acetate symporter translates to MSLVAFTAVVTLTLLLCVMTGPDRDNLGEFYAGYGALSPMRNGLAIAGDYISAATVLGTGGIIALLGYDGVVLALSTALSLMLLMFLLAEPLRNAGQFTMGDVLARRMPGRTVRITACAATLAALIPLMLVQLAGAGDLLSFILGFSGEGVKTGCVVALGALMISYAAIGGMKGTALIQILKIVMLLGSGVVIAALILRRFDWDLGALLAAAEKGSGVGPAFLQSGLQFQGGPNPRLDMISSELTVVLGGACLPHVTMRMYTARSAREVRRSMSWAVSSVALFVLIIAIVGFGATAMLGRAAIAKADPQGNTAYLLGSKAVFGANASTAETLVFTTVTTAIFLTLLASVAGMILACANSLAHDVFAHLRTELTPRREMTLARVSALAIGGLAIALAVMVQHHNLQPLVTLSFCLGASALAPALVYSLFWRRYTRRGLLWTLIGGTLGSVILMTGTNLVSGAPTSAFPNHDFNWFPFTTTGLASIPLGFFLGWLGTVSSGRREAEEQRGRYEAVEGWILAGVTRR, encoded by the coding sequence ATGTCCCTGGTGGCGTTCACCGCCGTCGTCACCCTCACGCTGCTCCTGTGCGTGATGACGGGCCCCGACCGCGACAACCTCGGCGAGTTCTACGCGGGTTACGGCGCCCTCTCGCCGATGCGCAACGGCCTGGCCATCGCGGGCGACTACATCTCGGCGGCCACCGTCCTCGGCACGGGCGGGATCATCGCGCTCCTCGGGTACGACGGGGTCGTCCTCGCCCTCAGCACGGCCCTGTCCCTGATGCTCCTGATGTTCCTGCTCGCCGAACCCCTGCGCAACGCGGGCCAGTTCACCATGGGCGACGTACTGGCCCGCCGGATGCCGGGCCGCACCGTACGCATCACCGCGTGCGCGGCGACACTGGCCGCGCTGATCCCCCTCATGCTGGTGCAGCTGGCGGGCGCGGGCGACCTGCTCTCCTTCATCCTCGGGTTCTCCGGCGAGGGCGTGAAGACGGGATGCGTCGTCGCACTCGGCGCACTCATGATCAGCTACGCGGCGATCGGCGGCATGAAGGGCACCGCCCTCATCCAGATCCTGAAGATCGTGATGCTGCTCGGCTCCGGAGTGGTCATCGCCGCCCTGATCCTGCGCCGCTTCGACTGGGACCTGGGCGCACTCCTCGCCGCCGCCGAGAAGGGCAGCGGGGTCGGCCCGGCGTTCCTCCAGTCCGGCCTCCAGTTCCAGGGCGGCCCCAACCCCCGTCTGGACATGATCAGTTCGGAGCTGACGGTGGTACTCGGCGGCGCCTGCCTGCCGCACGTCACGATGCGCATGTACACGGCGCGCAGCGCGCGCGAGGTGCGCCGCTCGATGTCCTGGGCGGTGTCCTCGGTGGCGCTCTTCGTCCTCATCATCGCGATCGTCGGCTTCGGCGCGACGGCGATGCTCGGCCGGGCGGCGATCGCGAAGGCGGACCCGCAGGGCAACACGGCGTACCTGCTCGGCTCCAAGGCGGTGTTCGGCGCGAACGCGTCGACGGCGGAGACCCTCGTCTTCACGACGGTCACCACAGCGATCTTCCTGACGCTGCTCGCCTCGGTCGCCGGAATGATCCTGGCCTGCGCCAACTCCCTGGCGCACGACGTCTTCGCGCATCTCCGCACGGAGCTCACCCCGCGCCGGGAGATGACGCTGGCCCGCGTCTCGGCACTCGCCATAGGCGGCCTGGCGATCGCCCTCGCGGTCATGGTCCAGCACCACAACCTGCAACCGCTGGTGACGCTCTCCTTCTGCCTGGGCGCGTCCGCCCTCGCCCCGGCACTCGTCTACAGCCTCTTCTGGCGCCGCTACACCCGCAGGGGCCTGCTCTGGACCCTGATCGGCGGCACGCTCGGCTCCGTCATCCTCATGACGGGCACCAACCTGGTCTCGGGCGCCCCCACTTCGGCGTTCCCGAACCACGACTTCAACTGGTTCCCCTTCACGACGACAGGCCTGGCATCCATCCCCCTCGGCTTCTTCCTGGGCTGGCTCGGCACGGTGTCATCGGGCCGCCGGGAGGCGGAGGAACAGCGCGGCCGGTACGAGGCGGTGGAGGGGTGGATCCTGGCGGGGGTGACGAGGAGGTAA
- a CDS encoding DUF485 domain-containing protein, which produces MPYPHQPHHPHNPQHPHRPQNPQPPQHPQYPQPPQPPQHPQHPQHPQHPEAAYQPHLPPHDSSPSYPTYPWQPVAPPPPPPPPRLPRHPALGRHSDLRHLRSAYRWQRRVATLTALGYFTLFLILSAVAPSLMTDTVSGGLTTGLLLGLCQVPVTLIAIALYEFTARRRVDPLAERLRKLAELEANR; this is translated from the coding sequence ATGCCCTACCCTCACCAGCCCCACCACCCTCACAACCCACAGCACCCCCACCGTCCACAGAACCCTCAACCCCCGCAACACCCTCAGTACCCGCAACCCCCGCAACCCCCGCAACACCCGCAACACCCGCAACACCCGCAGCACCCCGAAGCCGCCTACCAACCCCACCTCCCCCCACACGACTCCTCCCCCTCCTACCCCACCTATCCCTGGCAGCCCGTCGCGCCGCCGCCTCCCCCACCACCCCCGAGACTCCCCCGCCACCCCGCACTCGGCCGCCACAGCGACCTGCGCCACCTGCGCAGCGCCTACCGCTGGCAGCGCCGCGTCGCCACCCTCACGGCGCTCGGCTACTTCACGCTCTTCCTGATCCTCTCCGCCGTCGCCCCGTCCCTGATGACGGACACGGTCTCCGGCGGGCTGACCACCGGGCTGCTGCTCGGCCTGTGCCAGGTGCCCGTCACCCTGATCGCCATAGCGCTGTACGAGTTCACGGCCCGCCGCAGGGTCGACCCACTGGCCGAACGGCTGCGCAAACTGGCGGAGTTGGAGGCCAACCGATGA